In Helianthus annuus cultivar XRQ/B chromosome 3, HanXRQr2.0-SUNRISE, whole genome shotgun sequence, a single window of DNA contains:
- the LOC110928553 gene encoding auxin-responsive protein IAA27, protein MLANSNLYFFSMPISKQEHEDLNLKATELRLGLPGSESPERSSTNAVVSRAKRGYSDTINIGSSTWGLSDIVKNGGFLGDNKNSDYVKGDVASSKHVLHDNHSQDSLSASKAQVVGWPPIRSFRKNSMAAKNAKNEDSPNATVGSCVYVKVSMDGAPYLRKVDLKIYSSYLDLSLALEKMFGSFTLGQYGTHGVPRREGSSESPSMDLLNGSEYVLTYEDKDGDLMLVGDVPWGMFTGSCKRMRIMKSSDAIGLAPRAVEECKSNN, encoded by the exons ATGTTAGCAAACTCAAACCTCTATTTTTTTTCAATGCCAATATCCAAACAAGAACATGAAGATTTGAACTTGAAAGCCACTGAGTTAAGACTCGGTTTACCGGGTTCCGAGTCACCAGAAAGAAGCAGTACCAATGCTGTGGTGTCAAGAGCCAAAAGGGGTTACTCAGACACCATTAATATTGGTTCTAGCACATGGGGTTTGTCTGATATTGTTAAAAATGGTGGCTTTTTGGGTGATAACAAGAATTCTGATTATGTAAAAGGTGATGTTGCTTCATCAAAACATGTGTTGCATGATAATCACTCCCAAGATTCTCTTTCTGCTTCAAA GGCACAAGTGGTGGGATGGCCTCCGATTCGTTCTTTTCGAAAGAATTCCATGGCTGCAAAAAACGCAAAAAATGAAGATAGCCCGAATGCAACAGTCGGATCATGTGTGTATGTGAAAGTGAGCATGGATGGAGCTCCATATTTGAGGAaagtggatctaaagatctattcAAGTTACTTGGATCTTTCTTTGGCTTTAGAAAAAATGTTTGGTAGCTTCACCCTTG GTCAATATGGTACTCATGGAGTTCCTAGGAGAGAAGGGTCAAGTGAAAGTCCATCAATGGATCTCCTTAATGGTTCTGAATATGTACTAACTTATGAAGACAAAGATGGTGACTTGATGCTTGTTGGTGATGTTCCATGGGG TATGTTCACCGGTTCTTGTAAGAGGATGCGGATCATGAAGAGTTCAGACGCGATCGGATTAG CCCCTCGAGCCGTAGAGGAATGCAAGAGCAATAACTAG
- the LOC110928552 gene encoding NADPH:adrenodoxin oxidoreductase, mitochondrial isoform X1 translates to MGVFRAMIARTFSAATSRSLRVCVVGSGPAGFYTAEKMLKAHEEAEVDIIDRLPTPFGLVRSGVAPDHPETKIVINQFSRVAHNERCSFFGNVSLGSSVSLSELRQIYHVVVLAYGAESDRVLGIPGEDLSGVHSAREFVWWYNGHPDLSQLAPDLKNTDTAIVLGQGNVALDVARILLRPPAELATTDIASHALAALKESSIRKVYLVGRRGPVQAACTAKELREILAIKDLYVNIKQDDLQITSADEEEMKNSRIRRRVYDLLSKASSSSQTHPSSGQPELHFTFFRKPDKFLESSDKSGHVAGVKFEKTTLKASAGSGNQIAAGTGQYEDLKCGLVLKSIGYKSIPVDGLPFDHSKGVVPNIRGRVVSSSDVGQPVDGLYVCGWLKRGPTGIIATNLYDAEETVTSISEDIKKKDLTSEFASGREGLLQLLENRKIKVVTFNDWEKIDSEEKRLGSLMGKPREKLTNWKDLLAK, encoded by the exons ATGGGCGTTTTCAGAGCAATGATTGCTCGAACGTTTTCGGCTGCTACCAGTCGATCACTGCGCGTTTGTGTTGTCGGCAGCGGTCCTGCCGGTTTCTACACCGCCGAGAag ATGCTGAAAGCACACGAAGAAGCAGAAGTTGACATCATTGATAGACTGCCAACACCATTTGGGTTGGTCCGTTCTGGTGTAGCACCTGATCACCCTGAAACGAAG ATTGTCATCAACCAATTTTCTCGTGTTGCGCATAATGAACGGTGTTCATTCTTCGGGAATGTGTCTCTTGGATCCTCAGTTTCTTTGTCTGAGCTTCGCCAAATCTATCATGTG GTTGTGCTTGCGTATGGTGCTGAAAGTGATAGAGTTCTTGGTATACCAGGAGAG GATTTGAGTGGTGTGCACTCAGCTAGAGAATTTGTATGGTGGTATAACGGGCACCCGGATTTAAGCCAGCTGGCACCAGACTTGAAGAACACAGATACGGCCATTGTTCTGGGACAG GGTAATGTAGCTCTTGATGTTGCACGGATACTTTTAAGACCACCTGCTGAGTTGGCTACAACTGATATTGCCAGCCATGCTTTGGCTGCCCTTAAGGAGAGCTCCATAAG GAAAGTTTATCTTGTTGGTAGACGTGGACCAGTGCAAGCAGCTTGTACTGCGAAAGAACTACGAGAAATTCTTg CTATCAAGGATTTGTATGTTAACATCAAACAAGATGATCTCCAAATAACCTCTGCGGATGAG GAAGAAATGAAGAACAGTCGTATACGGAGAAGGGTATATGACTTGTTATCCAAGGCATCTTCATCAAGTCAAACCCATCCAAGTTCTGGTCAACCAGAATTGCACTTCACGTTCTTCCGGAAACCCGATAAATTTCTAGAATCAAGTGACAAAAGTGGCCATGTTGCTGGTGTGAAATTTGAGAAGACAACACTTAAAG CAAGTGCAGGCTCTGGAAATCAGATTGCAGCGGGTACAGGGCAGTATGAGGATTTGAAATGCGG ATTGGTACTAAAGAGCATAGGTTACAAATCTATACCGGTTGATGGTTTACCTTTTGACCATTCCAAAG GTGTGGTTCCAAATATTAGAGGCCGGGTTGTATCTTCTTCCGATGTTGGTCAACCTGTGGATGGGTTGTATGTTTGTGGATGGTTAAAGAGGGGACCCACTGGAATTATCGCTACGAATCTTTATGATGCAGAAGAAACT GTGACAAGCATTTCTGAAGACATAAAGAAAAAAGACCTGACGTCTGAATTCGCATCGGGCAGAGAGGGGCTTCTTCAATTACTGGAAAATAGAAAGATTAAAGTTGTTACATTCAATGATTGGGAGAAAATAGATTCCGAAGAAAAACGACTTGGGAGTTTAATGGGAAAACCCCGAGAAAAACTAACAAATTGGAAAGATCTACTAGCAAAATGA
- the LOC110928552 gene encoding NADPH:adrenodoxin oxidoreductase, mitochondrial isoform X2, whose amino-acid sequence MGVFRAMIARTFSAATSRSLRVCVVGSGPAGFYTAEKMLKAHEEAEVDIIDRLPTPFGLVRSGVAPDHPETKIVINQFSRVAHNERCSFFGNVSLGSSVSLSELRQIYHVVVLAYGAESDRVLGIPGEDLSGVHSAREFVWWYNGHPDLSQLAPDLKNTDTAIVLGQGNVALDVARILLRPPAELATTDIASHALAALKESSIRKVYLVGRRGPVQAACTAKELREILAIKDLYVNIKQDDLQITSADEEEMKNSRIRRRVYDLLSKASSSSQTHPSSGQPELHFTFFRKPDKFLESSDKSGHVAGVKFEKTTLKGSGNQIAAGTGQYEDLKCGLVLKSIGYKSIPVDGLPFDHSKGVVPNIRGRVVSSSDVGQPVDGLYVCGWLKRGPTGIIATNLYDAEETVTSISEDIKKKDLTSEFASGREGLLQLLENRKIKVVTFNDWEKIDSEEKRLGSLMGKPREKLTNWKDLLAK is encoded by the exons ATGGGCGTTTTCAGAGCAATGATTGCTCGAACGTTTTCGGCTGCTACCAGTCGATCACTGCGCGTTTGTGTTGTCGGCAGCGGTCCTGCCGGTTTCTACACCGCCGAGAag ATGCTGAAAGCACACGAAGAAGCAGAAGTTGACATCATTGATAGACTGCCAACACCATTTGGGTTGGTCCGTTCTGGTGTAGCACCTGATCACCCTGAAACGAAG ATTGTCATCAACCAATTTTCTCGTGTTGCGCATAATGAACGGTGTTCATTCTTCGGGAATGTGTCTCTTGGATCCTCAGTTTCTTTGTCTGAGCTTCGCCAAATCTATCATGTG GTTGTGCTTGCGTATGGTGCTGAAAGTGATAGAGTTCTTGGTATACCAGGAGAG GATTTGAGTGGTGTGCACTCAGCTAGAGAATTTGTATGGTGGTATAACGGGCACCCGGATTTAAGCCAGCTGGCACCAGACTTGAAGAACACAGATACGGCCATTGTTCTGGGACAG GGTAATGTAGCTCTTGATGTTGCACGGATACTTTTAAGACCACCTGCTGAGTTGGCTACAACTGATATTGCCAGCCATGCTTTGGCTGCCCTTAAGGAGAGCTCCATAAG GAAAGTTTATCTTGTTGGTAGACGTGGACCAGTGCAAGCAGCTTGTACTGCGAAAGAACTACGAGAAATTCTTg CTATCAAGGATTTGTATGTTAACATCAAACAAGATGATCTCCAAATAACCTCTGCGGATGAG GAAGAAATGAAGAACAGTCGTATACGGAGAAGGGTATATGACTTGTTATCCAAGGCATCTTCATCAAGTCAAACCCATCCAAGTTCTGGTCAACCAGAATTGCACTTCACGTTCTTCCGGAAACCCGATAAATTTCTAGAATCAAGTGACAAAAGTGGCCATGTTGCTGGTGTGAAATTTGAGAAGACAACACTTAAAG GCTCTGGAAATCAGATTGCAGCGGGTACAGGGCAGTATGAGGATTTGAAATGCGG ATTGGTACTAAAGAGCATAGGTTACAAATCTATACCGGTTGATGGTTTACCTTTTGACCATTCCAAAG GTGTGGTTCCAAATATTAGAGGCCGGGTTGTATCTTCTTCCGATGTTGGTCAACCTGTGGATGGGTTGTATGTTTGTGGATGGTTAAAGAGGGGACCCACTGGAATTATCGCTACGAATCTTTATGATGCAGAAGAAACT GTGACAAGCATTTCTGAAGACATAAAGAAAAAAGACCTGACGTCTGAATTCGCATCGGGCAGAGAGGGGCTTCTTCAATTACTGGAAAATAGAAAGATTAAAGTTGTTACATTCAATGATTGGGAGAAAATAGATTCCGAAGAAAAACGACTTGGGAGTTTAATGGGAAAACCCCGAGAAAAACTAACAAATTGGAAAGATCTACTAGCAAAATGA
- the LOC110928551 gene encoding uncharacterized protein LOC110928551 → MLRHVARNELWFDSKMADPSIISNARFTYVHDHHKHAVDTHHIIARRSTLKPIVLYLIAILLVAYSVFLHLDKGKPVTTVIWSFFFSAIMVKLLIWRPIVKESVVIMPEFGVQLETHYGSGRINRRFIPVSKILKPVLNECVTPVTCCWCLSFLIRDENELTLVFKKFRPPLKMLVPIWKALCVATDCKESFEIQEDG, encoded by the exons ATGCTCCGCCATGTAGCTCGTAACGAGCTCTGGTTTGATTCTAAAATGGCGGATCCGTCAATAATTTCGAATGCGAGGTTCACATATGTACATGATCATCACAAACACGCTGTCGATACTCATCACATCATCGCTCGGAGAAGTACTCTCAAACCAATCGTCCTATACCTGATTGCGATACTTCTCGTAGCGTATTCTGTATTTCTGCATCTCGATAAG GGAAAGCCAGTGACCACTGTTATATGGAGCTTCTTTTTTAGTGCTATTATGGTCAAATTGCTTATCTGGAGGCCGATTGTGAAAG AGTCGGTCGTAATTATGCCTGAATTTGGAGTTCAGCTTGAAACTCATTATGGAAG TGGAAGGATAAACCGGCGCTTTATTCCTGTAAGCAAGATTCTTAAACCGGTGCTGAATGAATGCGTTACCCCAGTTACTTGTTGCTGGTGCCTGTCTTTCTTGATTCGGGATGAAAACGAGCTTACTTTAGTTTTCAAG AAATTTCGCCCACCCTTGAAAATGTTAGTACCCATCTGGAAAGCTTTATGTGTTGCAACTGATTGTAAAGAAAGCTTTGAGATTCAAGAAGATGGGTAG